The Elaeis guineensis isolate ETL-2024a chromosome 11, EG11, whole genome shotgun sequence genomic interval TCAAACCGGACCCATACATGACCGAGACAATGCAACATCAAGTTTCTCACTCGGCGCCCCAACCTCTTATCCCCTGTTGCATGGAATAGTCCTGACATCCCTCAGAGTAAGTACTTGAGGTGATGCTTGCCGGTGCATGTTCGAGCTAATAATTGCCTAATTTTTTAGCCCATTCTGAGTACAACTTGCAATCATTGAATTAAACGAGACGCTGGTAACATTCTGCCATCCGCTTGAACAGCATGCGAGCATCCTACGGGTTCCCAATTGCCGAGTTCATTGCCATCTGCGCGTTGCCGTCAAAATTTGATCCGATTATCTGGGGGATGCTTGCCGGTCTACCGCGGTGGAAGAGGAAGCGCCTAAAGAGATATTGAATAGAGTATTGAAAGTAACAAGAgggaaaaaattggtgtaaaataaACATACATAACATCTTGAGGTCTTTCTCTCTGCGAAGAGTTTCAATTCTATCAGAGTTGGATGGTCTGAGTTTGGGTGAGGTACTTGTTGCTGTCAAAATCCAATATGGTCAGGATCATCGGGAGGGTGCTATGAGATCTATAGttatggaaaaaaatttatcttgaagCTGCGAATCTGCacataaaaagaataaaaaataacttGTCGGTTGGCTTCGATCAAATCCTCTGATGCCTAAGTCAGATTGAACTTTAGAAGAactgtgataaaaaaaatataataaaaaataataatgtatAGTATTATTCTGTTCTAATCGGCTCATTTTAGCTTTCTCGAATTAGCCTCAAGATCAATCTTCAGGAGCTTTACTTTTAGGAGATTGGTTTATTAAAGCTCGATATTTTCGGCCTTTTGATGAGTCTGGCTTTCTCTGCTTCCTGATAAGCTTGATCTTCTCAGCCTTTTAAGGTCTGCTTTCCAATGGATTTGACTTTTTCGATTTTTTCAATCTTTTCAGATCAATTTTCTGATGAGGTCAGCTTTCTCGGCATTCTGAGGTTGGTTTTCTAATGGACTCAGCCTTCTCGGTCTTTTGATGAACTTCGACCTTCTCGactttttgataaggttgatctTCTGACGAGCTTCTGCCTTCTCAATTTTTTGATGAGTTCGATTTTTTCAGTCTTTTGATGAGATCGACTTTCTCAATTTTCTTATGAGCTTGACTTTCTTAGCCTCTTGATGAGTTCCGGCCTTCTTGACCTCTTGCATGAGGGAAAGAAAAGAGTGTAGTGGGTGAGGGCCTATGAGCCTCTCACTATGAGAGTTTTGAGTTGTGAGAGTCTCtctcaaatcctatctttttcggATATCTTGGTTTTGCTTATATAGGTGTGGAGTAAGAATCTGTTATAGTTAAagatgaaaatcaaaaaattaagacATAACTTTCTCCTTATAAACcatcattttctttctttatttaaatttaaatataccaTAATTATCTTTTCAAGACCCATCTTAATTGCaaagatataactttttaaaatttaaatttttacagAATTATTGGCCACTTATCAATCAATAATAAGAAGATTGATTTATATGCCATATCAATACTATCTTTTAGTTTTTCTTAGCTGAAAAATAAGAGTCTCATTGAAATTGGTCTCTTATTCCTCATATATTGGTCGATCACGATAGATCAAATTTAGGCAACGTTCTCAGATATTGCTAATTGAAATTCATTTGTTTGGCAACTCAGACACGGCTGTTGATGCATGCATTTGCTTTTCTTTGGATGGTGATGACAGGTGTATCCTGTCGCACCTCTCGAAAGGAATCGAATCGAGACCCTCCTGGATGACTAATCATTCAAAAGAGCACCCTGTTACCAATTCCACGAAACCTAGCTCAAAGATGTTCTTCGCGCCCAGAATCTTGCCGCACTTTAGTTATTCCATCGAGGACAAATCATCACGATGACGGCAACGGCGAGGAGAGCACTATCGCCCGATCCATTTGCGGTCCGCTACGTTCCGGGCCAAGTACAGCCACAGGCCACCCGGAACTCGAAAAGCAAGCCGCCCCGCGAAGATATGTAGATCCCTCCCACATGGACCGGTTCAGACCCCAACCAACCTTTTGCCCCGATCAAGGCTACGCCGTTTTTTCCTCCCAAACGGACACACAAATATCGTCCCACAGAATCCCAAAGGCGACAACTCGACGCCGCTCCAAATAAAGCAGCCTTCGCTGTCACCCCCATTCAACTTTCACTTCTTCCTCGGAGGGGCGTATCCCTCTTAAAAACCCCCTCTCTTTCCCCAACTCCCCCACCGTCGCACCCAGCTCACAGCCAGTGGGTCCCACCCTTCCTGACTAAAAAAAGACCAACCCCCTATCCAAATTTAAACCCCACCTCCGCTACATCCTCCTGCGTTCTTCAATTCTTGTTCTTGTTTCCGTTGTAACCCGGTCTCGCCGTCGTGGAGATGAGCGTTGCCGCCGATGATCACCAGCACCACCACCACGACCCCCACAGCGAAGCCGATGCTCTCCACGCCCTCCGCCGCCCCCGCTACTAGCCGCCCCAACCGCCGTTGCTGCCCCCGCCCCCCTCGCCGTGGCGGTCCCGCtgcctccgccgccgccgccgtcgcCCTCCTCCTCGCCTCCTCCGCCTGGCTTTCCCTTGTCTTCTCCTCCCTCTCCCCCCTCCCCTGGCACCGCCTCCGCTCCTGGGGCACCTCCTCCTTCTCCTCGTCCTCCTCCGCTGCCGCCCCCCTCCTCTCCCCTaactccctccctccccctccccaAAACTCCACCACCCGCGCCTCTTTTCCCGGCTCCCCCTCCCTGGAGGACGACACCGCCGCGCCGATTTCCATCCGCCATGTCGTCTTCGGCATCGCCGGCTCTGCCCAGCTCTGGCCGCGGCGCCGGGAGTTCCTCCGCTTGTGGTGGCGGCCGGGGGCCATGCGCGGACACGTCTGGCTCGACGACCGCATCCCCCGCCCCTGGAACGCCTCCCTCGCCCGCGCCCTACCCCCGGTCCGCGTCTCCGAGGACATCTCCCGCTTCCGCTACACCAACCCTACCGGCCACCCCTCGGGCCTCCGCATCTCCCGTATCGTCGCCGAGAGCTTTCGCCTCGGCCACCGTGGCGCCCGCTGGTTCGTGCTCGTCGACGACGATACCATCCTCTGCCCCGACAACCTCGTCGCGGTGCTCGGCAAGTATGACTGGACTGAGATGGTGTACATCGGGGGGCCGTCGGAGAGCCACTCTGCGAACACTTACTTCAGCCATTCGATGGCCTTCGGCGGTGGGGGGATTGCCATCAGCTATCCGCTGGCCAAGGCCCTCACCAGGATGCAAGACGAGTGCCTCGAAAGGTACCCCAGACTTTATGGGAGCGACGACCGCCTCCATGCCTGCATCTTGGAGCTTGGGGTCCCGCTCACCCGGGAGTATGGATTCCACCAGGTATATGCATATTTCCTGACTTTCCATTATTTATATTTAGTCTCCCGTGTGATCGTTTATTACATGTTTTGCTTTCCTTTCATCTTTTGAGTCTTGAATGGCGATGAAACTTGCGGGTGTTCGACAAGAAGTGTAATTCTTTCCCCCCCACCCCCAATGAAGAACCTATTTTATTAGGTGGTTAGATGATACTTTTGTGGTATTTCTTTGTGTTTTTATCTTGATTActgttattcatatttttctaaggTTTCGTATAAATTCTCAAAATTTGCTCTTgcgaaatatttatgatgaagaaAGTTGCATTCCTTGGTCGAAATGTTTTGTAATAGTTTTTTAATAATGGAAGTTTTTATGATGGACTCACTGTTTGTTGCTGTTTTACTTTCACTGGTTTTGTACCTTCGTGTTCTTAATATCAAAATCATTATTCAGCGTTCTGTTAACTGTTAGTGATTTGCATTATTTTTACATTGCCAAATAAAATCCTTCTTATAACGGCATATAAATGCTTGGATCATAAACAGATGTGTTATTGTCAGTTTACAGCCAGTGGGTTCCAATCCACGGGTATTTTTCCCTTCCCCTTATTTTTTTCCTTCGTTTATTTGCAGTGGGATATTAGGGGGAATCCTCATGGCCTTTTGGCGGCTCACCCTATTGCTCCTTTCATCTCAATACACCATATTGAAGCTGTGGATCCTATTTACCCTGGCTTGAGCTTACTTGAAAGCCTAAAGCTTTTTACCAAGGCTATGAAGACTGATCCTCAGAGTTTCTTGCAGCGTGCTATTTCTTATGACAGAAGGAAAAAGCTTACGTTCTCCATCTCATTGGGATATGTTGTTCAAGTGTTCCCTAACATTATTCTCCCACGGGAGTTGGAACGTTCTGAGCAAACATACATTGCTTGGAACAGAATAGGCAACAGgaatgagtttgattttgatacaaGGGATGTTTATAGGTCAGTGTGCAAGAAGCCAGTTCTGTTTTTCTTGAATGATATTTGGAAGGATGGAAACATAACCATGGGTTCATACATACGAGCTAAGGGAAAGGGTGACATTAAAAGGAAAGTTTTCTGCTTTCCCCGATCGCCTCCTCTGCCTGATGTGGATGAAATTCAAGTACTGGGAAACCCATTGAGGCAAAATTGGCATTTggtttgttcttttcttttttatgcccttcttttatattttgataaagtttatAATTGTGGCTCTTTAAATCACAACATGTTTAATGAACAGGTGCCAAGACGGTTGTGCTGTAAAGTATCTCAAAAAAGTAATGGGACTCTGAGGATAATTGTTAAACAATGTGAGCAGGGAACTTTTGGGTCAGCTGCTGATTCTTTATGACAACTGAGGGAGAGGTGGCATGCACATAATGTCTCCAAACATGACAGCTTGAATATGAAGTTTGTTATGAACAGAAGGCTCATTTTTCATGTGCTTTAACTATTTCATCTCATATATGAAGCTGGCCTTTGACTGATTGGAGCACTCAGCATTTTGGAGACAGTGCTTACAAACTTTATTCGGTATTTGAGGTAATTCCTAATTTTCTAGGTTACAGTTGATTGAGGAACTTATCTTCCATTTGTTAGGCATGAGAAATATTCTTTGCCTTCAAATTTTGTTCAGAAGGCGTTccatcataatctgattataaAATCAGTGAGTGGACACATAGTTATAACCTTTTTCTCTTGTTGATATTATCAATGTCCAGATACTTAACTCTCTTTATTTTAAAGGACGAGTATGATGGCCTTCGATGCTTACAATTTTTTATACCTTTATTTCTCCTATGTTTGATTTTCATGATAAATTGGGTCATAGATGGTGCAGTTTGATTCTAATGGAGATGCGAC includes:
- the LOC105054351 gene encoding uncharacterized protein, with amino-acid sequence MITSTTTTTPTAKPMLSTPSAAPATSRPNRRCCPRPPRRGGPAASAAAAVALLLASSAWLSLVFSSLSPLPWHRLRSWGTSSFSSSSSAAAPLLSPNSLPPPPQNSTTRASFPGSPSLEDDTAAPISIRHVVFGIAGSAQLWPRRREFLRLWWRPGAMRGHVWLDDRIPRPWNASLARALPPVRVSEDISRFRYTNPTGHPSGLRISRIVAESFRLGHRGARWFVLVDDDTILCPDNLVAVLGKYDWTEMVYIGGPSESHSANTYFSHSMAFGGGGIAISYPLAKALTRMQDECLERYPRLYGSDDRLHACILELGVPLTREYGFHQWDIRGNPHGLLAAHPIAPFISIHHIEAVDPIYPGLSLLESLKLFTKAMKTDPQSFLQRAISYDRRKKLTFSISLGYVVQVFPNIILPRELERSEQTYIAWNRIGNRNEFDFDTRDVYRSVCKKPVLFFLNDIWKDGNITMGSYIRAKGKGDIKRKVFCFPRSPPLPDVDEIQVLGNPLRQNWHLVPRRLCCKVSQKSNGTLRIIVKQCEQGTFGSAADSL